The Candidatus Neomarinimicrobiota bacterium genome segment GTGGTGGGCATGACCAAACCCGGCGATGTGGATCACTACACTCGCGTTCGCTGTTATCAGCATGTACTTCCAAAATACCCAAAAAATACTGCCATGATGAGTTTACTGCCTCTTGCCATGCGCATGGGAGGACCTCGAGAAGCATTGTGGCATGCGCTCATTCGGAAAAATTTTGGCTGTACACATATTGTGGTTGGCAGAGATCACGCCGGTCCCGGGAATGATAAAGACGGGAACCCATTTTACGGACCTTATGCTGCGCAGGAATTACTCATGAAGCATCAGGATGAAATCGGGATTGAAATGGTACCGTTCAAGTTTATGGTGTATTTGCCGCAGGAAGATAAATATGAAGCGATAGATACCATTGAAAAAGGAACGGATTTTCAAACGATTTCGGGAACTGAGCTGCGGGAATTATTAGATCAAGGAAAGGGTATTCCGGAATGGTTTACTTACAAAGAGGTGGCACAAGAATTGGAATCATCTCGCCCGCCGCTAACTGAGCGTGGATTAACCATATTTTTTACTGGATTATCCGGATCGGGGAAATCGACACTTGCCAACGGACTTCTTGTAAAGTTGCTTGAAGACGGTAGCCGGCCCGTAACGTTATTGGATGGTGATATTGTTCGGACGCATCTTTCGAGTGAGCTGGGCTTTTCAAAAGAGCATCGTTCGTTGAATGTGCAGCGAATTGGTTTTGTAGCAAGTGAAATCACCAAAAATGGTGGGATTGCCATTTGCGCTCCCATTGCACCATATACGGCAGATAGAAGAGTCAATCGTGAGCTTATTAACCCATTGGGTGGATATATTGAGATTTTTGTCAGCACATCCTTGGAAAAATGTGAAGAGCGGGATGTAAAAGGATTGTATGCTTTGGCGAGGAAGGGCGTTCTAAAGGAGTTCACCGGAATTTCCGACCCATACGAAGCGCCGGAGGATGCAGAAATCGTGGTCAATTCC includes the following:
- a CDS encoding bifunctional sulfate adenylyltransferase/adenylylsulfate kinase, with translation MSAESNRLKLEAFNYKSWQLTERQICDIELLLNGAFAPISGFLTEEDYRSVLKTMRLKDGSLWPIPITLDVTHDFAKEISVGEKITLRDHEGFAIAVLSVRDIYNPDFNEEAQTVYGTTDETHPAVNYLMNHSNPVYLGGTLEEISLPHHYDYTENRHTPAELKTVFKEKGWNKIVAFQTRNPLHRAHVEMTMRASQDLNAKLLIHPVVGMTKPGDVDHYTRVRCYQHVLPKYPKNTAMMSLLPLAMRMGGPREALWHALIRKNFGCTHIVVGRDHAGPGNDKDGNPFYGPYAAQELLMKHQDEIGIEMVPFKFMVYLPQEDKYEAIDTIEKGTDFQTISGTELRELLDQGKGIPEWFTYKEVAQELESSRPPLTERGLTIFFTGLSGSGKSTLANGLLVKLLEDGSRPVTLLDGDIVRTHLSSELGFSKEHRSLNVQRIGFVASEITKNGGIAICAPIAPYTADRRVNRELINPLGGYIEIFVSTSLEKCEERDVKGLYALARKGVLKEFTGISDPYEAPEDAEIVVNSTGISPEVLVEDIFNQIKELGYL